A genome region from Euphorbia lathyris chromosome 4, ddEupLath1.1, whole genome shotgun sequence includes the following:
- the LOC136226576 gene encoding protein PLANT CADMIUM RESISTANCE 2-like, whose translation MYPDPLQNRHSSNNYENVSETPYPPPPYPPPPPPPAYPNSHFSTTIGRRAMPPGKWSTGLCHCCDDPANCLITSCCPCITFGQIAEIVNQGSSSCATSGAIYGVLLAFTGLSCLYSCFYRSKLRGQYDLEEAPCVDCLVHFCCETCALCQEYRELKNRGFDMGIGWEANMDRQKRGVTIAPIMVSPMTR comes from the exons ATGTATCCTGATCCATTGCAAAATAGACATTCAAGTAATAATTATGAAAATGTTTCAGAAACACCATACCCTCCTCCTCCTTATCCTCCTCCACCTCCTCCTCCGGcttaccctaattcacacttcTCCACCACCATCGGCCGTCGAGCTATGCCGCCGGGGAAGTGGTCCACCGGACTTTGCCATTGCTGTGATGATCCTGCTAACT GTTTGATCACTTCCTGTTGCCCTTGCATAACTTTTGGACAGATCGCCGAGATTGTCAATCAAGGATCTTCTT CATGTGCAACAAGTGGAGCTATTTATGGAGTTTTGCTGGCTTTCACCGGACTATCTTGCCTATACTCTTGTTTTTATAGATCAAAATTGAGAGGGCAATATGATTTGGAGGAAGCACCATGTGTGGATTGCCTTGTTCATTTCTGTTGTGAAACTTGTGCTTTATGTCAAGAATATAGAGAACTCAAGAACCGTGGCTTTGATATGGGAATAG GTTGGGAAGCCAATATGGACAGGCAAAAGCGAGGTGTTACAATTGCTCCGATCATGGTTTCACCCATGACAAGATGA